One Hippocampus zosterae strain Florida chromosome 21, ASM2543408v3, whole genome shotgun sequence genomic region harbors:
- the mdfic gene encoding LOW QUALITY PROTEIN: myoD family inhibitor domain-containing protein (The sequence of the model RefSeq protein was modified relative to this genomic sequence to represent the inferred CDS: deleted 2 bases in 1 codon) → MSTESGHPTRGPAGTPQLETTSPLPPLTHDACDSEASFSHVTREDHCGPIRTQPQIEKGQNGAGTTCKCSRANGTGTGGTTSGVRSTVASATPTTKEAFAPVSQRMQRKLKSSLSVNSKESSSGSAKAPLPEDCCVHCILACLFCEFLTLCNLVAAPVSCASEARCCCCCCGGGAEDVGDDCDCTCDTDCGVMDACCESSDCLEICMECCGICFPS, encoded by the exons ATGTCCACTGAGAGCGGCCACCCGACGCGTGGGCCAGCCGGGACCCCCCAGCTGGAGACTACATCCCCTTTGCCGCCCCTCACTCATG ATGCCTGTGACTCCGAAGCATCGTTCAGTCACGTGACCCGGGAGGACCACTGTGGGCCAATAAGAA CGCAACCTCAGAttgaaaaaggacaaaatggcgCTGGGACAACGTGCAAATGCTCACGCGCCAACGGCACCGGCACGGGAGGGACGACCTCAGGCGTGAGGTCGACGGTGGCTTCGGCTACGCCGACCACCAAGGAGGCCTTCGCGCCGGTTTCGCAGAGGATGCAGCGCAAGTTGAAGTCCAGCCTGTCGGTCAACAGCAAAGAAAGCTCCAGCGGCTCAGCAAAAGCGCCTTTGCCCGAAG ACTGCTGCGTCCACTGCATCCTCGCGTGCCTCTTCTGCGAGTTCCTGACG CTGTGCAACCTGGTGGCGGCGCCGGTGTCGTGCGCGTCCGAGgcgcgctgctgctgctgctgctgcggcggcggcgcggaggACGTGGGCGACGACTGCGACTGCACCTGCGACACGGACTGCGGCGTCATGGACGCCTGCTGCGAGTCGTCGGACTGCCTGGAAATCTGCATGGAGTGCTGCGGCATCTGCTTCCCCTCGTAG